A single region of the Mesotoga sp. Brook.08.105.5.1 genome encodes:
- a CDS encoding sigma-54 dependent transcriptional regulator produces the protein MRSRILLVDDDLAFNGLLGAALEEEGYEVVQVYNLAQAKKQISEEIFDCLILDVRLPDGSGLEILPEASANTPVIVVSAHGDINTAIEAVRNGAFNFLEKPFDLTHALLEVKRAIEFSEVSRERDNLAEMVVAEPPVEILGNSKSVIRMKETIEMIAPKKVTVLLEGESGTGKEVVARTIHQKSGRKKFVPINCGAIPENLFESELFGYEKGAFTGAMNSKPGLIEESHRGTLFLDEISEMPLPMQVKLLRVLETSSSQRLGGTNSRKLDLRVIAATNRDLEIAVAEGVFRSDLFYRLNVVRLKIDPLRERREDIPLLISHFLPTLCDELGMKRISKVPEEFTESMKDYDWPGNVRELRNRLLSILAVNGTLKSLSRSTTPERKHALEDDFRFEEVSLDELERRYIYWLIERNEGNKTRVAKILGISKSTLYEKLKRWNIFESNNNSP, from the coding sequence ATGAGGAGTAGAATTCTATTAGTTGACGACGATCTCGCTTTCAACGGACTGCTGGGTGCAGCATTGGAAGAAGAGGGATACGAAGTTGTACAGGTATATAACCTGGCGCAGGCAAAAAAGCAGATATCCGAAGAAATCTTCGACTGTCTGATTCTTGACGTGAGACTGCCCGACGGTTCGGGACTTGAAATTCTTCCTGAGGCCTCGGCGAATACACCTGTAATAGTAGTATCAGCACACGGAGACATCAACACTGCAATTGAAGCCGTAAGAAATGGCGCCTTCAATTTCCTTGAGAAACCCTTCGACTTGACTCACGCACTCCTTGAAGTGAAGCGAGCAATAGAGTTCTCGGAGGTTTCTCGGGAGAGAGATAACCTTGCAGAAATGGTAGTTGCGGAACCACCCGTAGAGATACTTGGAAATAGCAAAAGCGTTATTCGCATGAAGGAAACGATTGAAATGATTGCTCCAAAGAAGGTGACAGTCCTCCTTGAAGGCGAAAGCGGTACCGGAAAGGAAGTCGTTGCAAGAACCATTCATCAAAAAAGCGGAAGAAAGAAGTTCGTTCCGATAAACTGCGGTGCTATTCCTGAGAATCTATTCGAAAGCGAACTCTTCGGTTATGAGAAAGGAGCCTTCACCGGAGCAATGAACTCAAAACCCGGCTTGATCGAGGAGTCTCATCGCGGAACACTCTTTCTGGACGAGATATCGGAGATGCCTCTTCCTATGCAAGTGAAGCTCTTGAGAGTGCTTGAGACATCTAGCAGCCAGAGACTGGGAGGTACCAATTCTCGCAAGCTTGATTTGAGAGTAATAGCGGCAACGAACAGAGACCTGGAGATCGCCGTGGCTGAAGGTGTCTTCAGAAGTGACCTCTTCTACAGACTGAACGTCGTGAGACTGAAGATTGACCCCTTAAGGGAGAGGAGAGAAGATATCCCACTTCTGATTAGTCACTTTTTGCCTACGCTTTGTGACGAGCTTGGCATGAAGAGGATCTCAAAAGTACCCGAAGAGTTTACCGAAAGCATGAAGGACTACGATTGGCCAGGGAATGTGCGTGAACTACGTAACAGGCTGTTGTCAATCCTTGCGGTGAACGGTACCTTGAAAAGCCTCTCCCGTTCGACAACTCCCGAACGTAAGCATGCTCTCGAAGACGATTTTAGATTCGAAGAAGTATCTCTCGACGAGCTGGAGAGGCGCTACATTTACTGGCTAATTGAGAGAAACGAAGGAAACAAAACAAGAGTTGCGAAGATTCTCGGGATAAGCAAGAGCACGCTTTACGAAAAACTTAAGAGGTGGAACATCTTTGAAAGTAATAACAACTCACCGTAA
- a CDS encoding CBS domain-containing protein produces the protein MKVITTHRNPDFDAFASAVAAQKLYPDHIIVFGGQLVPALKSFLSSKSLLLSFYYINELKISDLSSVVIVDTSDIKRIPSSLQRIIGKNTELRFFDHHRTNLSGNQIGVFRELGSCTTLLCNQLRKKKKEISRNEATLFATAIYRETGNFTHASTKAQDLRTAAWLIDIGAQPDDLGVYSSYRLSSAQQRLVESLILGLKSKLVRGVEVNIATAKRDSLPGGFSLVVEKLWSFLGVENLVVLLETKNRVYFTMRSRYMSLDTAKLEGVLRNGGGSYTLGYFEGCSVEDAEEKIIRNFEDNIDRLIKVREIMSSPVRTVLAEMKVEDVFKIMHRTGHHTLPVVDHEKIVGVSKYRNVEKAVRHGLATRRIIEVMDRFFVTASADDSVQSATDKMVENDTTAILIIDNGILIGIVTRTDLLKSAFGRKRIIDPGGNDSDQSYSKFPIEDLIEERVEKRIVTMLRFLGAVGSELNMPTYIVGGFVRDLLLNKQNLDLDVVVEGNANAFAETFKKYFNIKIVEHREFLASSMFFNDGLRIDVATARTEYYKKPAMLPEVEMSTIKKDLYRRDFSINAMAVKLNQEEFGILIDFFGSRRDLSKGVIRALHPLSFIEDPTRILRAVRFEQRFGFEIEVRTAELLKQCAAEGYLDRVTGQRLRDELIKTLYEPLPLKALRRLSGFGVTEKLFPQSKFDRETDIMLDRYFCRRDRNASIIGEDKIFYTLLMIMLRNSDNEAVEWCIERYGLTRNFLDRLTDAIDTAGRIVNEKPKTPSHFHVLLRTRKPETLNFVDSHLDDDYDLLFFSYLKRLSETRLTVDGNTLIEKYDMKEGPEIREALDRLFCARLDGLAEQEEDEFVRKYLKGRGSK, from the coding sequence TTGAAAGTAATAACAACTCACCGTAATCCGGATTTCGATGCGTTCGCATCTGCGGTTGCAGCTCAGAAGCTCTATCCAGATCACATTATCGTCTTTGGAGGGCAGCTTGTTCCTGCGTTGAAGAGCTTCCTTTCTTCGAAAAGCCTTCTGCTGTCTTTCTACTACATCAACGAGCTGAAGATCTCCGATCTCTCCTCTGTGGTTATTGTTGACACATCAGATATAAAGAGGATTCCCTCTTCTTTGCAAAGAATAATCGGAAAGAACACAGAATTAAGGTTTTTCGATCATCACAGGACAAATCTTTCGGGCAATCAGATCGGGGTTTTCAGAGAACTGGGGTCCTGCACTACTCTACTGTGCAACCAATTGCGGAAGAAGAAAAAGGAGATTTCCCGAAATGAGGCAACTCTATTTGCAACGGCCATCTACAGGGAAACGGGAAACTTCACCCATGCCTCGACCAAAGCACAGGATCTCAGAACGGCAGCGTGGCTTATAGATATCGGTGCCCAGCCGGACGACCTGGGAGTTTACTCCAGTTACAGGTTAAGTTCGGCCCAGCAGAGACTTGTTGAATCGCTGATCCTGGGTTTGAAGAGCAAACTCGTCAGGGGCGTGGAAGTCAATATCGCAACTGCAAAGAGAGACTCTCTACCCGGCGGCTTCAGTCTCGTTGTGGAGAAGCTCTGGTCGTTTCTGGGGGTCGAGAATCTAGTGGTCTTGCTCGAGACCAAAAACAGAGTCTATTTCACAATGAGATCACGATACATGAGTCTAGACACGGCAAAACTCGAGGGAGTTCTAAGGAACGGCGGCGGGTCTTACACTCTCGGCTACTTTGAAGGTTGCTCTGTTGAAGATGCCGAAGAAAAGATAATCAGGAACTTCGAAGACAACATCGATCGTCTTATAAAAGTCAGGGAAATAATGTCTTCTCCTGTAAGAACAGTACTAGCCGAGATGAAAGTGGAGGACGTCTTCAAGATAATGCACAGAACCGGTCATCACACACTTCCAGTGGTAGACCACGAAAAGATAGTGGGTGTCTCGAAGTACAGAAACGTTGAAAAAGCCGTTCGCCACGGACTTGCAACAAGAAGAATAATCGAAGTCATGGACCGCTTTTTCGTTACAGCGTCTGCTGATGATTCAGTTCAATCGGCGACTGACAAGATGGTAGAGAACGATACAACCGCAATATTGATTATCGACAACGGCATACTAATTGGAATCGTTACTAGAACTGATTTGCTGAAAAGCGCTTTTGGAAGAAAGAGGATAATCGACCCTGGAGGCAATGACAGTGATCAGAGTTATTCGAAGTTTCCTATCGAAGATCTCATCGAGGAACGTGTGGAAAAGCGAATAGTAACAATGTTGAGATTTCTTGGAGCGGTCGGGAGCGAATTGAATATGCCGACATATATCGTTGGGGGTTTTGTCAGAGATTTACTTCTTAACAAACAGAATCTTGACCTGGATGTTGTAGTTGAGGGAAACGCAAACGCTTTTGCCGAGACTTTCAAGAAATATTTCAACATCAAGATCGTAGAACACAGAGAGTTCCTTGCAAGCTCGATGTTCTTCAACGATGGGCTGAGAATCGACGTAGCTACCGCTAGAACTGAGTATTATAAGAAGCCTGCAATGCTTCCGGAAGTGGAAATGAGCACGATCAAGAAAGATCTATATAGAAGGGACTTCTCAATAAACGCAATGGCAGTGAAACTTAACCAGGAAGAGTTTGGGATTCTGATCGATTTTTTTGGTTCAAGAAGGGATCTTTCAAAAGGAGTGATAAGGGCGCTTCATCCACTTAGTTTTATTGAGGACCCGACCAGAATTCTCAGAGCCGTCAGGTTCGAACAACGCTTTGGATTCGAAATTGAAGTGAGAACTGCCGAACTATTGAAGCAGTGCGCTGCAGAAGGCTATCTTGATAGAGTGACAGGTCAGCGGCTTAGGGATGAGTTGATCAAGACTCTCTATGAACCTCTTCCTTTGAAGGCTTTGAGAAGGCTTTCGGGGTTTGGCGTAACTGAGAAGCTCTTCCCACAGTCGAAATTTGATAGAGAAACCGATATAATGCTTGACAGGTACTTCTGCAGAAGAGACAGAAACGCTTCGATCATAGGAGAAGACAAAATATTCTACACTCTCTTGATGATTATGCTAAGAAATAGCGATAATGAGGCTGTTGAATGGTGTATCGAACGCTACGGACTTACGAGAAACTTTCTCGACAGGCTTACTGATGCAATAGACACTGCTGGTAGAATAGTAAATGAGAAGCCCAAAACGCCTTCTCATTTTCATGTTTTGCTTAGAACAAGGAAACCGGAAACCCTGAACTTCGTTGACAGCCACCTCGATGATGATTATGACCTCCTGTTTTTCTCTTATCTGAAGAGACTGAGCGAAACAAGATTGACAGTCGACGGAAACACGCTAATAGAGAAATACGACATGAAAGAAGGACCGGAGATCAGGGAAGCGCTTGACAGACTGTTCTGTGCGAGACTGGACGGTCTTGCTGAACAAGAGGAAGATGAATTTGTCAGGAAATACCTAAAAGGGAGGGGATCGAAATGA